A region of the Terriglobia bacterium genome:
GATCGCTCGCCCGGCGGGGCGCGGCGGCGGACGCTCGGGCCGGTGCCACAGCTTCAGGTGGCGCAGGATCCTTTCAATCACCGGGCCGTCGCCGATCAGGCTGATGATCTTAAGGGCGCCGGAGCAGCGGGGGCAGACCCGCGGGTCCGCTTCGTACACTTTCTTGATCAACCGGGCCCACGAGCGCCTGCGGCCGCGCGCGAACTCGGCGCCGCTGTCGGAATCGTCCTGGCGCAGCGGCTGTAGTCCGGCTGCGGGAGCGCGAGACGAAAGCGGGCGCGCATCGGAAAAAGCTCCGTAATACCTGACCAGCTGCTGTCCCGAATCCGGCACGTGGGTGCACAGGGCGGCCAGGAAGTCGAGCGCCGGAAAGATGCGGGCCGGAGAGGCTTGCGCATCGCCGCCTCGCCCGCGTTGCCGACGACCGTCTCCAGCAATTCAAGCGCGATAGGATGATTCGGAAACACCCAGAGCGCATAGCGCAAATCGTCAATTCCGTAATAATTCGCGCCGCTGGTGAAATCACGACCGAAATTTGAATTGCTCAAGTGGTTCCGTTGCACATTCTTGAGCAGACCAATCAGGTCGACAGATCCC
Encoded here:
- a CDS encoding transposase, yielding MAGDGRRQRGRGGDAQASPARIFPALDFLAALCTHVPDSGQQLVRYYGAFSDARPLSSRAPAAGLQPLRQDDSDSGAEFARGRRRSWARLIKKVYEADPRVCPRCSGALKIISLIGDGPVIERILRHLKLWHRPERPPPRPAGRAI